AATGTCTACTCAGATGTCTCATCTCGTGCCCGGTGCAGTATCGCGACGATCGCGACACATTTTGACTCGTTTTGAGGACAAAATGTGACGGAAAGTGACCGCGTACGACTCCGAACGACTGACTTTGAGAGAGCTTTGACAGCCGTAGTGGGAAAAATAGTCGGTCTTCGaccaaaaaccaaacaaaagcgTACAGTTTAGAGGTTTATCTTTCATCTGAGGTAAAAATGATGACGGGGGATGTTTATCCGCGGTGTAGTTTGGGGGTGAAAGATAGAagagaaaacacaaaaagtgcGCCCACATTTCCCAACGATTGCAGGACGGCGGCGGAGTTGAGTCTCCACGGTTCTCATGCGTCTTATAAGTCCCGCCTCCTGCTCTCGGCACCAGCATTAAGTTGACAGCTTGTCCCGAATCCAGACTACAACGCAAGAGCAAATATGGCAGAAGAAGCACCAGCCGCCGCAGCGACCACCAAATCGCCGGCGAAAGGCAAGAAGAAGGCGGCCAAGGTAGTGGCCAAGGGGGGACCCAGCCTCCCCAAGATGATCATAGAGATCATCGCGGCGTCCAAGGAGCGCAAAGGCACTTCGGCCACCGCCATCAAGAAGATCCTGGCCACCCAGAAAGGCGTTGATCTGACCAAGCAGAACAAGCGCATCAATAGCACCATCCTCCGGTGCGTGGAGAGCGGCCAGCTGATCCAAACCAAAGGAGTCGGCGCTTCTGGTTCCTTCAAGCTGGCCAAACCTGAAGGGGCTCCCCCAAAACCCAAGGTTGTAAAGAAATCGCCCGCGAAGTCCACGAAGAAGCCCGTCAAAGCGAAAAAAGCTGCGCCATCGCCCAGCAAGAAGAGCGTCAAACAGGTGAAGAAAACAAAGAAAGCTGAAAAGAAGTCCACGCCTAAGAAGACTAAGCCAGCCAGCAGCCCCAAGAAGACCCCGACCAAGGCTAAGGCTAAAGCTAAGCCGGCCAAGAAAGAGGTTAAAAAGGCAGCAAAGAAGCCTGTTGCTAAGAAGACACCCAAGAAAGCGGCGAAGAAGGCAGCACCCAAAAAGGCTAAAAAGTGAATCGGTTGACTCCTTCCTACTCGTCCTCATCCAAAGGCTCTTTTAAGAGCCACCACAATTTCCACTAAAGAGTCGTCCTCATTTTCTCTTAATAATGACTTAATTATTACTGAGTAGAATAGTAGTATCGACTATGTTATTTGATTTAGACAAGACACGTATATTTGTACAGTAAAAGTCCATTCGAAGTGCAAAACAAAGGAATGGGAattaaaaagatatattttttaagagaGCGTGGTCAATATCATTGATAGAATTAAGGCAGTGCGTTATAAAGGATAACATCGCAACTAACCATATTGTGCAAAATACATTTGACGTCCAAACTTAATGAGTGCTGTGTAAATGGCATGTTAACGCAATATATTTCAGAAGATACTATGGAAAAATGACACGATTTTATTGAGGTTTACACAAATGTTTTCACGTCCtcgttccctttttttaaaaaaaaatagcttgtcACAAAAGACAGTCGTTAGATAGTAATAGGGCGGGGCTTAATTTGAAAATTTCCCTCCAACGCCATCATTGGCTCATTTGAATTTCTGTCAGCGCGTCCGGCCCTAACCTCGACCAATCACCGCCGCCGTGGCGCGAATTCTCTTTTATAAAAGCTGCTGCTCGCAAGCAGGCGGCACATTGCAGTTGACACTTCATCTTTGAGAAGATGGCAAGAACGAAGCAGACAGCCCGTAAGTCCACCGGCGGAAAAGCTCCCAGGAAGCAGTTGGCTACCAAGGCTGCCCGCAAGAGCGCTCCGGCCACCGGAGGAGTGAAGAAACCTCACCGTTACAGGCCCGGAACCGTGGCTCTCCGTGAGATCCGTCGCTACCAGAAATCCACCGAGTTGCTCATCCGCAAACTGCCATTCCAGCGGTTAGTGAGGGAAATCGCTCAAGATTTCAAGACCGACCTTCGCTTCCAAAGCTCCGCCGTTATGGCTCTGCAGGAGTCCAGCGAAGCTTACTTGGTCGGCCTGTTCGAAGACACTAACTTGTGCGCCATCCATGCCAAGAGAGTCACCATCATGCCTAAAGACATCCAGCTAGCCCGCCGCATTCGCGGTGAACGGGCTTAAATTATTCCAAGTGTCGACACTCAAAACAACGGCTCTTTTAAGAGCCCCACACTCAGTCTGAAGCAAATGTTCCTTGGTTCATTTCTTGAACTATAACAGTACTTGTAGTACGTTTCCTGTTTTTGTCAGTTATACAATATAGAAAGAAACTAGAAAGCTATGACTTTATAGTCCAACATTACTTCATAGATAAAACGATAGTTCCTTCAAAGAGCTTTTATATTGACCCCAGTatattggtcaaaatgtcacaACATATGTACTGAGTAAACTATTAAAGCAACTTCAATAAATTTTACTTTTTACTATATATGTTCATCATTACCGACCATTAGTGATGACTGACAAATCAGAATTGCTGGTTTTGCATTGACCAGACGTCTATCACTGCAAATGGCAGTTAACTAGTCCATTCCGATATTTCAAAACTGGCGCTACATTTCGAAAAAAAGCGCGAACAATTCCTTGGCTAACGTCTAGCCCCTCCCATCCCACGATTTAAATTTACCGGCTAACCATCCCTTCAAATAAGCCAATCATATTTGAGCACAAACGTAACGAGATTTGCATAGACTGTCTTATAAATAtcaaatgttctccactcctgATCACACAAAGCTTCCAACCACAGCACGAAATACCTGACCAGGTCAAAGcgctgaaataaataaatgctccagTAAAGTCCACATGCTGcacaaaacattacattttgtaGGCCAAAGAATTAAAAAATTGCCCAAATTACCAGAAACGTGTTtaaataatcataatttagtatAAAGCTGCCTAAATTACCAGAAACGCATTTAAATATTCATAATTTAGTACTTCTATATGCTTTTTATGAATAACAACATttgttaaataacaaaaatagaattcatTATATTATCTACTAAAACACCTACTTATAATAAAATGGCCGCTGGTTACCAACACCGCCCATTCTAACTTTCCACATCTAGCTCTCTATATATGTGATATCCAAGAGGAAGATTGTTGTTTGTTCCTCTCCGGACATATTTAGCTTTGCACACTTTCCCGAAAAAAGCGCTGTATTCTCACGTTGTAGCGCAACAGGGCAGGTGAGCTTCCCATTCAAACTAAACATGTTCGGAATCTTGCGATTTCACATATTAACACTTTAAATTAATTGCTAAAACACATACATGTAACAATATGCCTTGATCTGTATATTACGGTATGAGGAGACTCCAGAATGATGCATATAGCTAACATAGCAGCTAACGTAGAAACCGCACTACCATACGAACTGTTAAGAAAGCCGATGTttaatatttgacattttatcACGAGTATAGTGATTATAAATCAAGATGCAGATTCATACATAGATTTGCGAAATTCTTGTGTGTGGACATTGAGCATGCCAGTCGCTATGACAACCCGAGTAGACACAGTAAGCACGTTTTGCAAAGGACGATCTATACCAGAACAATTTCTAATGCTCTGAAAACTATACACATGTGACATTTACATGTACAAATGAACGCAATACTTCCACAGACAGGATATGCACATTAAAGTATTATTCACAAAGTGCTCACCTACGTTATGACCTATCATAGCTACTTTTTATGCTCATGACCAGAAATATTCCACTCTAATAAACATAATTTTTTAGAATTAAtgtgagaaataaaaataaaagaatcttTTATCAAATCTGTCATTTTGTTTACATAGATTGTATTGTACCTCATGATTTCAGTAATAATCTGTTTCTCATTTTACTATTAGTCTCTCTGAGCTTGTGTGTAATTAATTATCTGTCTTTATGGGGATTTTAACTCGTTACAGATGGCGACTACTAAAGTACCCGAGGTTCGTGACATCACACGAATTGAAAGAATTGGTAAGAATGTCCACTTCCCTGACAAGTCCCCAAACGAGCGTTCCAGAGACCCCTTATCAATTGGAATATTGATTTTGTCTTTAGGGGCACATTCGCACATCCGTGGTCTTGGCTTGGATGACGCCTTGGAACCAAGACAGGTGAGAACATGACACATTCTGTTATCGTGACCTTCAACTACGCCTCAAACGAACTCAACGCTTTCCCCCATGATGCCGAGCGACAAGCAAATGAGCCCGACTTTTCCACGGCAGGTTTCTCAAGGGATGGTAGGCCAGCTGGCCTCCAGAAGGGCGGCAGGCATCATCCTGGAGATGATCAAAGATGGCCACATAGCCGGCAGGGCGGTGCTCATCGCAGGCCAGCCGGGCACGGGAAAGACCGCCATCGCCATGGGTGAGACCCAAACACAAGAACAATGTAGAAGTGTAGATgacgaaaaaaatgtttccccgCAGGTATCGCTCAGAGCTTAGGTCCCGACACCCCGTTCACGGCGTTGGCTGGCAGTGAGATCTTCTCGTTAGAAATGAGCAAGACGGAGGCACTCAGTCAATCGTTTCGAAAAGCCATCGGCGTGAGGATCAAGTGAGCGGGCCGACAAGAATCCATGGCCGTTGTTTGAAATGGAAATGTcatgtatttcttttcttttgcaggGAGGAGACAGAGATTATTGAAGGAGAAGTTGTGGAAATCCAGATCGATCGACCTGCCACTGGAACGGTATATGCATATACTAGGCTTGGgtgataaatgtttttttatatattgcaatgattaaaaaaaaaagtcaatttttttttgggcccaaaaagaAACCAACCAGTTATTCAACTTAACTTCTTTGAGGGCTAAATGCACAAATAGGGAGAGAAATATAAAATTTAAGATAGAAGTTTTGAACTTTGTcacttttattcaattttttttgttcaaacattTATTGGGGAAATGActactgttttttgggggtcatttcTAACTCATAAAATCCTGGCACCCACAAACGTGAACATCACATTTGGGTCATGTACACCACAAAATTGACTTTGTTATACAAGTGTTGCAATAAAATGAGTAGATGCCAGATctcaattaaaatgatttttattattatcattttcacatttaCGCTAATATTCAAATCATTGCAAAGAGTACAAACCCCTAAAATGTTGCCATAATAGGGTGCCAAGGTGGGCAAGTTGACATTGAAGACGACTGAGATGGAGACCATATATGACCTGGGCAACAAGATGATTGACAGTCTCAGCAAAGAGAAGATCCAAGCAGGGTAGGTTGATCTAGTTTGCTCTTTCTTAGCGGTAGCGCCTCAAACTCCGCCTTCTTCTCCCGTTTCTTCCAGCGACGTCATCACCATCGACAAAGCCACGGGCAAGATCAGCAAGTTGGGCCGTTCCTTCACCAGAGC
The nucleotide sequence above comes from Stigmatopora argus isolate UIUO_Sarg chromosome 22, RoL_Sarg_1.0, whole genome shotgun sequence. Encoded proteins:
- the LOC144068328 gene encoding histone H1-like translates to MAEEAPAAAATTKSPAKGKKKAAKVVAKGGPSLPKMIIEIIAASKERKGTSATAIKKILATQKGVDLTKQNKRINSTILRCVESGQLIQTKGVGASGSFKLAKPEGAPPKPKVVKKSPAKSTKKPVKAKKAAPSPSKKSVKQVKKTKKAEKKSTPKKTKPASSPKKTPTKAKAKAKPAKKEVKKAAKKPVAKKTPKKAAKKAAPKKAKK
- the LOC144068207 gene encoding histone H3-like; amino-acid sequence: MARTKQTARKSTGGKAPRKQLATKAARKSAPATGGVKKPHRYRPGTVALREIRRYQKSTELLIRKLPFQRLVREIAQDFKTDLRFQSSAVMALQESSEAYLVGLFEDTNLCAIHAKRVTIMPKDIQLARRIRGERA